The following proteins are encoded in a genomic region of Bacillus sp. SM2101:
- a CDS encoding GNAT family N-acetyltransferase, giving the protein MIHEADISIRKKLLPMFKEIDSTVVLSCLQGHMGTAWVDDLENPTTAQIMVGIFVYYAGNPYSKGAEELLHNLPEHIYVIVNNDEWKNRIETVHKGVLDKFQRYKFKKNPEDLNQSHIHAILSTLPKGYKLQKIDSTLAKEPSLHDISEDFTSQFDSIDGFINRGIGYAILYDGQVVCGASSYSIYDHGIEIEVATHPLHRRKGLASIAASALILDCLDEGLYPSWDAANIESAHLAQKLGYILEESYDTYYINYKK; this is encoded by the coding sequence ATGATACATGAAGCAGATATCAGTATAAGAAAAAAGTTGTTACCTATGTTTAAAGAAATAGATAGTACTGTGGTTCTTTCGTGTCTCCAAGGTCATATGGGAACTGCTTGGGTTGATGACCTTGAGAACCCGACTACTGCACAAATTATGGTGGGTATTTTTGTATACTATGCTGGCAACCCATATTCGAAGGGTGCTGAGGAGTTACTCCACAACCTTCCTGAACATATCTATGTGATCGTAAATAATGACGAATGGAAAAATCGCATAGAGACTGTTCATAAAGGAGTTTTGGATAAATTTCAACGATATAAATTCAAAAAAAACCCTGAAGATCTAAACCAAAGTCACATACATGCTATTTTATCAACATTACCAAAAGGATATAAACTACAAAAAATAGATTCAACATTAGCCAAAGAACCGTCCCTACATGATATTTCAGAGGATTTTACAAGTCAGTTTGATTCAATAGATGGTTTTATAAATAGAGGTATAGGGTATGCAATTTTATATGATGGACAAGTTGTATGTGGAGCATCATCATATAGTATTTATGATCATGGAATTGAGATTGAAGTTGCTACACATCCATTGCATAGAAGAAAAGGCTTAGCATCAATAGCAGCATCTGCATTGATTTTAGATTGTCTTGACGAGGGGTTGTATCCTAGTTGGGATGCAGCTAACATTGAATCTGCTCATTTAGCACAAAAACTTGGTTACATTTTGGAAGAGTCTTATGATACGTATTATATTAATTATAAAAAATAA
- a CDS encoding GNAT family N-acetyltransferase translates to MLTLQKVQPKEENILRNIMQFYIYEFSKYIPTIILEQNGTYKPFNLEKYWANSNFHAYFIKLEDEFIGFTLVESSTESSPNTIQEFFIMAKYSGNGYGKKIAKKVLTMFPGDWMITQIEKNKRARSFWKGMINEICKGEFRERFEDGKYIQEFETGGEFKVSNHRLEKILD, encoded by the coding sequence GTGCTTACTTTACAAAAAGTACAACCAAAGGAAGAGAATATATTACGTAACATAATGCAGTTTTACATATATGAGTTTAGTAAATATATTCCTACTATAATATTAGAACAGAATGGAACTTATAAACCTTTTAATTTAGAGAAGTATTGGGCTAATAGTAACTTTCATGCTTACTTTATAAAATTAGAAGATGAATTTATTGGATTTACTCTTGTTGAAAGCTCAACTGAGTCGAGCCCCAACACAATTCAGGAATTCTTTATTATGGCTAAATATAGTGGTAATGGCTACGGGAAAAAAATTGCGAAAAAAGTACTTACCATGTTTCCAGGTGATTGGATGATTACTCAAATAGAAAAAAACAAGCGTGCTCGTTCTTTTTGGAAGGGAATGATTAACGAAATTTGTAAGGGTGAATTTAGAGAGCGTTTTGAAGACGGAAAATACATTCAAGAATTTGAGACAGGGGGCGAGTTCAAGGTTTCAAACCATAGGCTAGAGAAAATATTAGACTGA